The bacterium region CGGCCGTCTACCCAATGTACATCAGCCGGCTGAGCTCCGCGTATAGTGGAGTCGTTCTCTACGTTGTGGCCGACCATCGTCAGCTGTTCCCGGGCGCAACGCTGCTTTTCTCCGGCCGCGTTGACCATGGCTCATTTCCGACCTTTCCCGGCTTCGTCGACCGACCTGGCCGGTTGACCAAGCTGCTCAAGTACTATGACACCGCGGGGATGGAGGACGTCTACCTGCGTAGTGCGCCCGATGACAAGGATTACCGAGTTGTCCAGCGAGGCTATGTCGGGTTCTACGGCGCCCTGAGCGGTCTTGTCCCGCTGCTCGGCATCGTCGTCTTCGCGCGCCGGCGACGCGGCCGGCCACGCAGTCTGTAGCGTAGAATTCAGAATCGCGCCCCTTGTCCGCGGCTGACGCCTCGGCGCGGGGCGCTGCTATTTGGACAGCGATTCGGGGCCGGGCGGCTCGGCGAGGGCAGAGCTTATTTCCAGCTTGCCCTCGAGTTGGCCCAAACGCTTCAGGGCATCGTCGTACTTGTTGTGGGCGTTCTTGAGATGCGTGCCAACGGTGTCGAAGTCTTCGCGGAATTTCCCGAAGTCGCCCTGGAGCCGGTTCAGGTGGCCGAGGATTTCCTCGGCTCGCTTCTCAATCTGAAGCCCGCGCAGGCCGAAGACGATTGCCTGGAGATAGGCGTAGAGGCTGTTTGGTGACACCGGGATGACCCGGCGCGAGACGGCATAGGCGCTGACATTCTCCTCGTCCGGCTCGTCTTTGATGATCGTCTCGTAGTAGACGTTCTCGGCCGGGATGTACATCAGCGCGAAATCATAGGTGCCTTCGTCCGGCAGGATGTACTTGCTGGCGATGGCGTCCACGTGCTTCTCGACGTCGGCGATGAAACGCTTGCGCAGCGGCTTGCGCTCTGCGTCGCCGGCAGCGGTCAGGCGCTGGAAGTTCTCGAGCGGGAACTTGGCGTCAATCGGCACCAGCTTGGGCCCGAGCTTGATGACCGCGTCCACCGCCTCACCGCTCCGGAACCGGTGCTGGAGTTCGTAGTTCTGGGGTACGACCTGGTCGAGCAGGTTGCCGAGGAAGAGCTCGCCCACGACGCCGCGCAGCTTCGGCGCTCTCAGGATTTCCTGGAGCGAGGCGATGTCCTTGCCGACTTCGTATATCTGCTGCGAGGATTTGGAGAGCTCGCCCATCGTGGCCGAGACCTCGCGGATGACTCGGACCGCGTTGTCGAGCCGGGTATTGACCTGCCCGGTAGTGTCGCGCATCGAGCGGTCGAGAGCGTCCAGCCGCTGTTGGACCTGG contains the following coding sequences:
- a CDS encoding DNA recombination protein RmuC — protein: MLGTIVVVVCAVIVLVLFLLMYNRIGAGSDGKQSLSLMQDQVNALRRETTDALTNSTKNVNQQLSVLTFQVQQRLDALDRSMRDTTGQVNTRLDNAVRVIREVSATMGELSKSSQQIYEVGKDIASLQEILRAPKLRGVVGELFLGNLLDQVVPQNYELQHRFRSGEAVDAVIKLGPKLVPIDAKFPLENFQRLTAAGDAERKPLRKRFIADVEKHVDAIASKYILPDEGTYDFALMYIPAENVYYETIIKDEPDEENVSAYAVSRRVIPVSPNSLYAYLQAIVFGLRGLQIEKRAEEILGHLNRLQGDFGKFREDFDTVGTHLKNAHNKYDDALKRLGQLEGKLEISSALAEPPGPESLSK